The Candidatus Eisenbacteria bacterium genomic interval CGCTCCGCCCTCCGCCGCGGGCCCGCCCGCTCCCCGGGGCCGCCGACCGGCCCCGCGCCGGGGCCACTTGCCGGAGTGCGCTCGGACGCCTTCCGCCGTTCGCCGCCCGGCGCCCCGCTCCACGCTTGCCCTCGCTTCGGGCCGCCCGCATATTCCCGCGCGCGCGGCGCACGCCGCGCGACATCGGGAGGTGGGTCGCATGAACGTCTGGAACTGGGTGCTCATCGTCGCGGGCGCCGTGCTCATTCTCGTCGAGGCTTCGCTCGGCGGCTTCGCCGGCTTCGACCTCGTCCTCATCGGCTCGGCGTTCGTCCTCGGCGGCGGACTCGGGCTCGCCTTCGGCAGCCCCGTCGCGGGCTTCATCACCGCGAGCGTGCTCTGCATCCTGTACATCGCCATCGGGCGGCGAATGGTCCGCAGCCGCATCCATACGCCGAAGGTCAGGACCAACACCGATGCGCTGGTGGACCGCGAAGGCGTGGTCGTTCAGCGCATCGCCGATCACGAGGCCGGTCAGGTGAAGCTGGGCGACGAAGTCTGGCGCGCCGAGCCCGCACCCGGCGCGGGGCCCTTCGAGCCGGGAGCACGGGTCACCGTGGCCGGCATCCACGGCGTCACCCTTCAGGTGAGGTAACCATGATCGCGCAGATCGGCTTCTTCCTGCTCATCATCGCCCTGTTCATCACCCTCATCTCGCTCGCGCGCTCGGCGCGCATCGTGAGCCAGTTCGAAAAGGGGCTGGTGCTGCGCCTGGGCCGCTACCGCAACACCGTGGACTCCGGGCTGACGTTCCTGGTTCCGATCATCGAGGACATGATCAAGGTGGACATGCGCGAGCGCGTCATCAACGTCGAGCCGCAGAAGGTCATCACCAAGGACAACGTGCTCGTGACCGTGGACGCGGTCATCTACTACCGCATCAGCGACCCGGTGAAGGCCACCTTCGAAGTGCAGAACTTCGCCTACGCCGCGACGACGCTCGCGCAGACCAACCTGCGCAACCTGATCGGCGACAAGTCGCTCGACGAGACGCTCACGGCGCGCGACATGATCAACTCCAACCTGCGCAACGTGCTCGACGAGGCGACGAACACGTGGGGCGTCAAGGTGACCCGCGTCGAGGTGCAGAAGATCGACCCGCCCGCCGACATCACCGAAGCCATGTCGCGCCAGATGAAGGCCGAGCGCGACAAGCGCGCCGCGATCCTCGAGTCCGAGGGCGTCAAGCAGTCGCAGATCCTTCAGGCCGAGGGCGTGAAACAGTCCGAGATCCTCAAGGCCGAGGGCGACGCGCAGGCGCGGATCACCCGCGCGACCGCGGAGGCGAAGGCGATCGAAATGGTCTCCAACGCCGCCGAGAGCTTCTTCAAGGAGCGCGCCGAGGCGAGCAAGCGGCTCGACGTGCTCAACACCGTGCTCGCCTCGCAGGCCAAGTACATCATTCCGACGGGCTCCGAGCTCGTGAACGTGCTCGGGCTCGATGACAAGAACGTGGTGCCGCTCAAGCGCTGAGCCCGGAGTCCGACGAACGGCGGCGGCCCGCGCCCGAATGGGGCGCGGGCCGTTCGCGTTGCGGGCGGTTCGTCAGCGCCCGGCGACCGTGAGCGGGACCTCGCGCTCGGCCCCGTCACGCCGGATCACGAGCCTGACCGCCTGGCCGGGCGCGAGCGCCTTGAGCATCGCCGAGTAGCCGCGCAGGTCGGAAATCTCGCGGCCGTCGAGCCGGACCAGTATGTCGCCCTCCTTGAGCCCGGCTTTCTCGGCGGGCGAGCCCTGCGTCACCGCGGCGACCTTCACGCCCGGGCCCGCGAACGCGAAGTCGGGCATCGTCCCGATCGTGACCCGGCGGCCCTGCGCTCCCGAGGCGGTGGCGTCCGCCGCCGGCGCGCCATTCGCGGGCGGCCCGGGACGGGCGGACTCGATCGTGTTCGTGAGCGGCTCGGCGCGGTCGCCGAGGTACTGGATGGCTTCGCGCACGAAGGTCGCGACCCGCACGAGCCCCGGGCCGTCCACCTTGTCCGCGGTGTCGCCCGGCCCGTGGTAGTCCTCGTGCGCGTCGGTGAAGACCTGGACGGCCGGCACGCCGCGCTCGATGAAGCTCTGCTGGTCGGAGGATTCGAGCGCCTCGGGAATCAGCCGTGGTTCGACGCCGGTGACGAAGCCGGCGCCGCGGAAGATGTGCTGCCACTCCGACGCCGTTCCGGCCGCGATCACCGAGAGCTTCTTCCCGTCGAGCCGGCCGACGGTGTCGAGGTTGATGACGCCGAGCATCTTGTCGAGCGGGAACGCCGGGTGAGCGGCGTAGTACCGCGAACCCTGCAGGCCGGATTCCTCGCCCGTGAAGGCGACGAAGACGAGCGTGCGCCCGGGCCGCTCGCCCGCCGCGAGCGACTTCGCCAGCTCGAGCAGGACCGCGACCCCGCTCGCGTTGTCGTCCGCCCCCGGATGCAGCCGGCCCTCGTCGCCCCGGTGAACGTCGGGCCAGCCGAATCCGAGGTGGTCGTAATGGGCGGTGAGCAGCGCGGACTGTCCGGCCCACGCCGCCTCACTGCCGCGCAGCACGCCGATCACGTTGCGCAGGCGCACCGGCACGCCCGACGGCGAGCGCGTGGACGGGAACTCCTGGAAGTAGCCGCCGCCGTCGCCCCCGGGCTCGAGGCCGGCCTTGCGGAACTCGGTGGCGATGTACTCCGCGGCCGCGTCCAGTCCCTTCGTGCCGACTCCACGGCCTTCGCGCTCGGGCGAGGCGAGCCAGCGCACGTGCTCCATCAGCGCCTGCTGCGAGAAGACCGGGGGCAACTCGGCGAGCGCGCGCCGCGGGGGCAGGGTCTGCGTCGCGGTCGCGAACGCCGCGAGAGCGCCGGCCGGCCCGGTTTGCGGACCCAGCTCGACCCGCAGCGGCGAATCGGCGGTCGCCCACTGGCCCTTGAGCACGTTGGCGGGCTCCGCGCCCTCGAACCCGAGGTAGGAATACTTGCCGTAGTGCGGCAGCTTGCGTCCCAGTCCGGGAAGAGCCGCGAGATCGTCGGCGAAAATCCAACCAATCGCCTTCGCCGGGTCCGCCGGATGCCTGCGCACGAGCACCGCGCAATGCCCGGCCAGCGGCATGGACTCGCGATCCACGGCGAGCCGGTCCGGACCGAGCGTGAAGTCGCGTCCCGAGGCGAAGAGCTTCGGTGCGAGCGCGTTGCCCCGGCCGAGCAGCCACACCGGCCGGTCGGCGGGCAGCATGCGGAGTTCGGCGTCCGTCGTGAACTCGGGCGCGTGAACGTCGCTGCGCCAGCTTTCGACCAGCGCGCGGTAGGCCTTGCGCTCGGACTCTCCGGCGCGCGCGGGCAGCACCGCCAGCACACGAGGCTCGCCGAGGATCTGCCCGATGGAAGCCGGCGTCTCACGCGGATCGAGCAGCCGGAAGAGGTCGAACGAGGGGTCCACCTCCACGGACAGCGGCCGCGCGACGGTGCGGACCGAGAACGGCGTTCGCGCACCCCCGGTCCGGACCGTGTCGAGCACCGGCCCCGCCACCGTCCGCACCACGACCGGCACGTCGAGCTGGAACGCTTCGCCCGCCTGGGCCTGTTCGACGCTTCCGCGCAGCTCGTATCCGCCGCCCGAGGGACCGCTGCCGGAAACGCTCAGGCGCAACTCCGGCGCGCCGGTGCGGTTCAACTGCTCGGCGAACAGTCGTCCCAGGTCCTGGCCGGAAACCGCCTCGAGCGAGGCGCGCACGTCCGCGAACGACGCCTGCCGGCCACGGAAGTCGCGATAGAACGCCGCGGCCCAGCGGCGGAACGCGTCGTCCCCGATCCGGCGGCGGACCATGTGGAAGAGCATCAGCGCCCGGCCGTAGCCGACGGCTTCCGTGGCGGCGCTGTGGCGCGAGCGGAACCGCGAGAGCGGAAAGTCACGGCCCTCGCGCACGTAGTCACGATACTTCTGCAGCACGTCGCGCCGGTACGCCTCGCCCTGCCCGCGCTGCTCCTGGATCAGGTGGTCGGCCATGTAGGCGGTCAGCCCCTCGCACCAGTTGCCGCCGCCGTAGTCCACGAACACCGAGTTCCCCCACCAGTTGTGGAGGATCTCGTGCGGGTAGGAGGACGTGAGGATGAACGGGAAGCGGATCACCTGCGAGCCCAGCAGCGTGAAGCTCGGCATGCCGTAGCCCGTCTCCCAGAAGTTCTCGACGAGCGCGAACTTTCCGTACGGGTAGGGCCCGATCAGCCCGCGGTACATCTCGAGGTATTGCGCCGTCGCCTCGAGGTACTTCGCCGCCAGCGCGTCGTCCTTCCGGCGCAGGTAGACGAGCGCTTCGGCCGCGCCCGCCGACGCGCGATAGACGAGCAATGGCCCGCCGCAGACCGTGATCTCGTCCACGGGTCCGTGCGAATCCCAGCGCGCCACGCCCGCGTCGTCGCGCGAGGTGCCGTTCCCCGGGCTGATGACGTGCCAGCCCCCGGGCTCGGCGGCCTCGAGCGTGAACTCGATCAGCCCCGGCCCCAGGCGCGGGTACCAGAAGCCTTCGCCCGCGAGATAGAGGCCGTCCTTCGAGACGATTCCCGCGGTCTGGCGGAAGCCTCGCGTGTACTGCTCGCGCTCGTCCGAGAGTGCGAAATCGAAGCGGCCGTCGTAGCGCAGCACGACCTGCCCGCCGGAGGCCGGCAGCGCGACGCGCCAGCGGCGCAAACGAACGGTCGAGTCGCGGTCGGCCGCCGTGGCGTCGAGGCCGGGGAAACGCCCGGCATCCTGTCCGGCCCGCGCCCCGGGTGCGTGGAGCGGGACCTCGGTGACCGTCGGCTCGGATCCGCGCAGCTCGAGCGCGGCGTTGAGCAGGAACTGCGCCTCGCCGTCCTTCACCTGCGATGCCGGGACGGTGAGCGTGTCGGTGACCGAGAGCCAGCCTCGCGCGGGGTCGAGCGCGATCTTCAGGCCGTGCCGGACGCGTGCTTCTCCCGCACCCGCGGCCGAAGCGAAGGCCGCGAGCAGCGCGAGCGCCGAAACCCAGCGCGCGGGGGCCGTCACTTGGCGCTTCCGGCCGCGTCCGGGCTCGCCGCGGGCCGCCCCGGAGCCCGCCGCCGCAGGTGCACCCGCAAGTCGAGCTCGCGGCCCTCACGCCTCACGCGGTAGAGCACGTCGTCGCCCCAGCGCTTGTCCGCCATCAGCCGGTTGCTCGTTTCCTTGTCCGGGATCGGCTGGCCATCCATCGAGACCAGCTCGTCGCCTGCCCGGACGCCCGCAGCCTCGGCCGGTGAATCCTCGGCGACGTTGATCACCCGGTAGTACTCGCCGCGCCGCGACTCGAGCGTCGAGATTCCCGAGGACGGATAGAGCGGGTCGCTCGTGGGCGGCAGACCCCAGACGAAATCGGCGTAGGAGGCGCGCACCGTTCCGACCGGCGTTCCGCCCCATTCGTCGGCCACCGGCACCGGGATGACGCACGCCGTGCGTCCTTCGAACCACGGCTTCGCCTGGCGCTCGGCCCCGAGCCCGTAGGCCACGTGTCCCGAGCCGATCAGCACGACCATGATGGACTTCGCGTCGCCATGCCGCTTCAGCGCCTCGAGAGCGTTCCAGCCCATGGCCGCGTCCCAGGCGCACTGCGCGCGGTACATCCCCTCGAACATCGCTTCGGACATGCCGCCGTGCAGCGCGTCGGCGTCGCCGAAGTAGGCGCGAAAGAGCCGCCGGTGCTCGGCGCTCCCCAGGTCCACCCTGGGCGGCAGCATCGCCCTCGTCTCCACCGACAGCGAGTCGAAGCCCTTCGTTCGGACCGTGGTGACCGCGGCGCGCGGCAGGTTGACGGCGTACATCGGCAGATCCTTCTCGCGCGCGAATCGGAAGATGTCCCGGTAATAGTTCCAGTTGTATCCCCAGTTCCCGTACCAGTGCGAGTCGGAGAGGAACGCCTCCTCGGTCCACTTGCGGTCGGTGTGCCAGCGGTCGAGCCACGGCTGCTCCGGCACCGGGTACATCTCGAGCCCGATCATGACGTGGCGGCCGCGCCGTTCCAGCTCGCGAAGGACGGCCAGCTGCACGCGGTGGAATTCCATGTCCACGTGGCTCTCGCCGACGAACAGCAGCCTCACGTCGTCGAGTCGGGCGGCCAGCTCCGCCGGTCCGATCGTGTCGCCGCGCGCTGCGTCGGTGATGCCGTCGAGCACCACGGCGAGCTCACGGTCCCGGCGCGCCGGATCGCCGATCGGGAGGTTCGCGACGCGGTCTTCGGCGCGCGCCGCGGGAACGAGCAGTACGGAAAGCAGCAGCGCGGCGCGGGCGAATCGCTTCATCGGGGCACCTCGAAGGGGCGGGAACCGGAACGCCGCAGTCGAGCACACGCGCGCGGCGCGGGCAAGGCGCGGCGCGAGGGTCGAGGAGTCCCCGCTTCTCAGGCCGCCTTGCTCGCCGGGGTCGCGACGCGGTTGCGCCCGCCCTGCTTGGCGACCTTGAGGGCGCGCGTCACGGCCCTGACCAGGTCCTGCAGCGCGCTCGCATCGGTGGGAAACGCGGCGACGCCGACGCTCACCGTCACCGGGACCGGCGTTCCGGTCGAGAACGCGTGCTGCTCGACCGTGGCGCGCATGCGCTCGGCCACCTCGGTCGCGCCGTCGCGCCCGGTCTGCGGCAGGATCACCATGAAGGCGTCGTCGCCGCAGCGGGCCAGCACGTCGAACGAGCGCACCTGTCCGGCCAGAGCCGTCGCCAGCTCCTTGAGCAGCAGGCTGCCCTTCATCGCGCCCAGAGCTTCGCCGTGAACCTTGAGGCGGTCCACGTCCACGAGCACCAGCGAGAGTTCCTGGTTGTAGCGCCGCGCCCTGCGAACCTCGCGGCGCAGCGCGGTCCGCAGGTAATGAACGCCGTAGACGCCCGTGAGCGAGTCGGTGACCGACGTGCGCTCGAGGCCGCTCGCCAGCCGCAGGCTGTCGAGCACCGAGCCGAGCCACGCGGCGAGCAGCAGCATCATGCGGATCTCGACCATCGTGTAGCGCGCCCGCGCGCGCCGCCGGTAGGCGGCGAGGTACGCCGGCGCCGCGTCACGGCCACGAACCGGAATGAACAGCGTCGGCCCGGGTTCGACACCCGGACAACCGTCCGCCTCCGCCACGCGCGCGTCGTCGGTGACGACCGCGAGCGCCAGCGGCTCGGGCGCCTCGGCGAACCGGCGCAGCACCTCGCTGCCGCCCTCCGGCATGGACATCGCCGCCGCCGATGCGCTGCCCGAATGCAGGACCATGCGCTCGGCGCGTTTGCCGTTCGTCGTGAGCGCGACCGCGTCGGCATCGAGCAGCGTGAGCGCCGTTCGCAGCGCGAGATCGAACACCTCGGAACGGGTCCTGCGCTCGGCGGGGTCCCCGAGCTGCATGAGCACTTGAAGCGCGCGATCCGGCGCCGCCATGGCCATCTCCTCCGACGGGGTGGGTTTCGTCACCACCGTTCATCGGCAGGCCACGGCCGGTTCCCCAGCCCGGAATCGGGGCCGTCCGGCCCGGGGAGCCGGGGCGATGGGCCGTCCGGCCCCCGCCCGCCGCTCAGGTCGCCTCGCCTCGCAGCTCCCGCGGGCGCAGTTCCGCGTCGATCCGGGCCGCCGCCCGCACGAGGATGCCCGGCAGCGCCTGCACGTCGGCCGACGCGGTGTGGAAGTTGACGATGCAGGCACGCAGCACGTACCGCCCGCGGACCACCGCGTTCGACACGAACGCCTCGCCCTCGCGCTGGCTGCGGTCGAGAACCGTCCGGTTGAGCGTGTCGAGGTACGCCTCGGCCCGTTCCTCGCCGACGCGCGCACGCAGGTCGCGCGGAACGCAGCGGAAGGTCGTGATGCTCAGGGCCTGCGTGAAGAGCTCCAGCTCCGGGTGCGAGCGAACCGCCTCCGCCAGCTCGCGCGAGAGGCGCATGTCCTCCCCGATCATGGCGCGATAGCCGGCCGCGCCCGCGTGCTGGAGCATCAGCCAGACCTTGAGCGCGCGAAAGCCGCGCGAGTTCTGCATTCCGAAGTCCACCAGGTTCATCGCGCGTTCGTCGAAGTGGTAATAGGGCGGGTGATAGGAAAACGCCGCGCGCAGCGCATCGGCGTCCCGAACGAGCGCGCAGCCGGCCTCGAGCGGCGCGTAAAGCCACTTGTGCGGGTCCACCGCGACCGAGTCGGCATCGGCGAGCGCGCGCAGGTCGGCGGGCGCTCCCGGCGCGGCGGCGGCGAAGCCGCCGTAGGCGCCGTCCACGTGGAACCACAGGTCGTGGCGGCGGCAGACGTCGCGAATCGCCGGCAGCGCGTCCACGGCGCCGGTGCTCACGGAACCGGCCGTGCCCACCACCAGGAACGGCCGCTCGCCCGCGGCCAGATC includes:
- a CDS encoding NfeD family protein → MNVWNWVLIVAGAVLILVEASLGGFAGFDLVLIGSAFVLGGGLGLAFGSPVAGFITASVLCILYIAIGRRMVRSRIHTPKVRTNTDALVDREGVVVQRIADHEAGQVKLGDEVWRAEPAPGAGPFEPGARVTVAGIHGVTLQVR
- a CDS encoding GGDEF domain-containing protein → MTKPTPSEEMAMAAPDRALQVLMQLGDPAERRTRSEVFDLALRTALTLLDADAVALTTNGKRAERMVLHSGSASAAAMSMPEGGSEVLRRFAEAPEPLALAVVTDDARVAEADGCPGVEPGPTLFIPVRGRDAAPAYLAAYRRRARARYTMVEIRMMLLLAAWLGSVLDSLRLASGLERTSVTDSLTGVYGVHYLRTALRREVRRARRYNQELSLVLVDVDRLKVHGEALGAMKGSLLLKELATALAGQVRSFDVLARCGDDAFMVILPQTGRDGATEVAERMRATVEQHAFSTGTPVPVTVSVGVAAFPTDASALQDLVRAVTRALKVAKQGGRNRVATPASKAA
- a CDS encoding SPFH/Band 7/PHB domain protein — translated: MIAQIGFFLLIIALFITLISLARSARIVSQFEKGLVLRLGRYRNTVDSGLTFLVPIIEDMIKVDMRERVINVEPQKVITKDNVLVTVDAVIYYRISDPVKATFEVQNFAYAATTLAQTNLRNLIGDKSLDETLTARDMINSNLRNVLDEATNTWGVKVTRVEVQKIDPPADITEAMSRQMKAERDKRAAILESEGVKQSQILQAEGVKQSEILKAEGDAQARITRATAEAKAIEMVSNAAESFFKERAEASKRLDVLNTVLASQAKYIIPTGSELVNVLGLDDKNVVPLKR
- a CDS encoding ChaN family lipoprotein, with translation MKRFARAALLLSVLLVPAARAEDRVANLPIGDPARRDRELAVVLDGITDAARGDTIGPAELAARLDDVRLLFVGESHVDMEFHRVQLAVLRELERRGRHVMIGLEMYPVPEQPWLDRWHTDRKWTEEAFLSDSHWYGNWGYNWNYYRDIFRFAREKDLPMYAVNLPRAAVTTVRTKGFDSLSVETRAMLPPRVDLGSAEHRRLFRAYFGDADALHGGMSEAMFEGMYRAQCAWDAAMGWNALEALKRHGDAKSIMVVLIGSGHVAYGLGAERQAKPWFEGRTACVIPVPVADEWGGTPVGTVRASYADFVWGLPPTSDPLYPSSGISTLESRRGEYYRVINVAEDSPAEAAGVRAGDELVSMDGQPIPDKETSNRLMADKRWGDDVLYRVRREGRELDLRVHLRRRAPGRPAASPDAAGSAK
- a CDS encoding aminotransferase class V-fold PLP-dependent enzyme codes for the protein MSDAGRIPRPTPLSMNPEAFRAAGHRLVDELAGRLAAIADGPVTRDVSPSALREAIGLGRPLPERGTEAGELLAGATRALFERSLFNQHPRFFGYITAPPAPIGILGDLLASAVNPNCGSWALAPAATEIELETVRWIAGLIGYPTDAGGLLVSGGNMANFVCFIAARAAKAGWDVRAKGASAGPPLRAYCSSETHTWIQKATDLAGLGTDSIRWIPVDGAQRMDVTALDRRIEADLAAGERPFLVVGTAGSVSTGAVDALPAIRDVCRRHDLWFHVDGAYGGFAAAAPGAPADLRALADADSVAVDPHKWLYAPLEAGCALVRDADALRAAFSYHPPYYHFDERAMNLVDFGMQNSRGFRALKVWLMLQHAGAAGYRAMIGEDMRLSRELAEAVRSHPELELFTQALSITTFRCVPRDLRARVGEERAEAYLDTLNRTVLDRSQREGEAFVSNAVVRGRYVLRACIVNFHTASADVQALPGILVRAAARIDAELRPRELRGEAT
- a CDS encoding M20/M25/M40 family metallo-hydrolase; protein product: MTAPARWVSALALLAAFASAAGAGEARVRHGLKIALDPARGWLSVTDTLTVPASQVKDGEAQFLLNAALELRGSEPTVTEVPLHAPGARAGQDAGRFPGLDATAADRDSTVRLRRWRVALPASGGQVVLRYDGRFDFALSDEREQYTRGFRQTAGIVSKDGLYLAGEGFWYPRLGPGLIEFTLEAAEPGGWHVISPGNGTSRDDAGVARWDSHGPVDEITVCGGPLLVYRASAGAAEALVYLRRKDDALAAKYLEATAQYLEMYRGLIGPYPYGKFALVENFWETGYGMPSFTLLGSQVIRFPFILTSSYPHEILHNWWGNSVFVDYGGGNWCEGLTAYMADHLIQEQRGQGEAYRRDVLQKYRDYVREGRDFPLSRFRSRHSAATEAVGYGRALMLFHMVRRRIGDDAFRRWAAAFYRDFRGRQASFADVRASLEAVSGQDLGRLFAEQLNRTGAPELRLSVSGSGPSGGGYELRGSVEQAQAGEAFQLDVPVVVRTVAGPVLDTVRTGGARTPFSVRTVARPLSVEVDPSFDLFRLLDPRETPASIGQILGEPRVLAVLPARAGESERKAYRALVESWRSDVHAPEFTTDAELRMLPADRPVWLLGRGNALAPKLFASGRDFTLGPDRLAVDRESMPLAGHCAVLVRRHPADPAKAIGWIFADDLAALPGLGRKLPHYGKYSYLGFEGAEPANVLKGQWATADSPLRVELGPQTGPAGALAAFATATQTLPPRRALAELPPVFSQQALMEHVRWLASPEREGRGVGTKGLDAAAEYIATEFRKAGLEPGGDGGGYFQEFPSTRSPSGVPVRLRNVIGVLRGSEAAWAGQSALLTAHYDHLGFGWPDVHRGDEGRLHPGADDNASGVAVLLELAKSLAAGERPGRTLVFVAFTGEESGLQGSRYYAAHPAFPLDKMLGVINLDTVGRLDGKKLSVIAAGTASEWQHIFRGAGFVTGVEPRLIPEALESSDQQSFIERGVPAVQVFTDAHEDYHGPGDTADKVDGPGLVRVATFVREAIQYLGDRAEPLTNTIESARPGPPANGAPAADATASGAQGRRVTIGTMPDFAFAGPGVKVAAVTQGSPAEKAGLKEGDILVRLDGREISDLRGYSAMLKALAPGQAVRLVIRRDGAEREVPLTVAGR